One Streptomyces sp. RPA4-2 genomic window carries:
- a CDS encoding DUF6431 domain-containing protein, whose amino-acid sequence MHDDTVCTRWRCGVLIVDADVVRVERQLRAGELACPFCGAVLAPWGHGRPREVRGDLGARFFVRPRRSRCSGCQVTHVLLPEAIWPRRADAAEVIGAGLEIAALGMGHRQVAAHLGLAEGTVRGWIRRFRGRAEDVRRYFTVALVALADDPVMPDPSGTALADAVSAVAAAHRAAAMKWSEMHTVSRWEFAGRAITGRVLTCPLPAS is encoded by the coding sequence GTGCACGACGACACGGTGTGCACGAGGTGGAGGTGCGGAGTGCTCATCGTCGACGCCGATGTCGTACGCGTGGAACGCCAGCTGCGGGCGGGTGAGTTGGCCTGTCCGTTCTGCGGGGCGGTCCTCGCGCCGTGGGGGCATGGCCGGCCGCGGGAAGTACGCGGTGATCTCGGGGCCCGTTTCTTCGTACGTCCTCGCCGGTCGCGGTGTTCGGGCTGCCAGGTCACGCATGTGCTGCTGCCGGAGGCGATCTGGCCGCGTCGGGCGGATGCGGCAGAGGTGATCGGGGCCGGGCTGGAGATAGCGGCCCTGGGGATGGGGCACCGCCAGGTGGCCGCGCATCTGGGCCTGGCCGAGGGCACGGTCCGCGGCTGGATCCGCCGCTTCAGGGGCCGGGCCGAGGATGTTCGCCGGTACTTCACCGTTGCCCTGGTCGCGCTCGCCGATGACCCCGTGATGCCCGATCCGTCCGGGACTGCGCTGGCGGACGCCGTCTCGGCGGTCGCGGCCGCGCATCGGGCGGCCGCGATGAAGTGGTCTGAGATGCACACGGTGTCGCGGTGGGAGTTCGCCGGCCGGGCGATAACGGGACGCGTTCTGACCTGTCCTCTTCCTGCTAGTTGA
- a CDS encoding MarR family winged helix-turn-helix transcriptional regulator, translating to MNETGAKDPTPGEDEVSLLLDDQMCFALYAAQRALTNRYRPLLEEFNLTYPQYLVMLVLWEHSALPIRTLGKLLQLDYGTLTPLLKRLQTHGLVRHERQASDERSVLISLTEQGAELRERARVIPAAIGQAAGLTPSEVGQVKSLLEHLTESVTASQ from the coding sequence ATGAATGAGACCGGCGCGAAGGATCCGACACCGGGAGAGGACGAAGTCAGTCTGCTCCTGGACGACCAGATGTGCTTCGCCCTGTACGCAGCGCAACGGGCACTCACCAATCGCTATCGCCCCCTGCTGGAAGAGTTCAACCTGACCTACCCTCAGTACCTGGTGATGCTGGTGCTGTGGGAACACAGTGCGCTGCCCATCAGAACCCTGGGCAAGCTCCTGCAACTCGACTACGGCACCTTGACGCCGCTGTTGAAGCGCCTGCAGACCCACGGACTGGTCCGGCACGAACGACAGGCCAGCGACGAGCGTTCGGTGCTGATCAGCCTGACCGAGCAAGGTGCTGAACTGCGCGAGCGTGCTCGCGTCATCCCCGCCGCTATCGGGCAGGCTGCGGGCCTCACCCCGTCGGAGGTCGGACAGGTTAAATCCCTCCTGGAGCACCTGACAGAGAGCGTCACCGCAAGCCAGTAA
- a CDS encoding helix-turn-helix transcriptional regulator, whose amino-acid sequence MALSLMPAVGSSPGFLSPAKAGTVGELLEHVRNTPREHIKRDLLQMARHHPSLPEWSGRLVDDAALFAELCTGLRHLHSCLLAPYWDQFTQLLTADRTLRMQQLVAGGFEELLEQANPRWMRWKPPVLEIQMMSDVDRDLYLEGQGLVLVPSMFSTRAVVTQGHHPAVSYPVFQDQRITLGPVVSESTDDKADYDRVSPLLGRTRALVLVTIAEHEDCTTKELATLAGIAPASASEHATVLRGAGLVRSLRHRNFVLHGLTPLGLALLNNSERG is encoded by the coding sequence ATGGCACTCAGTCTCATGCCTGCTGTGGGGTCTTCACCAGGTTTTCTCAGCCCCGCCAAAGCCGGCACTGTCGGAGAACTCTTGGAGCACGTGCGCAACACGCCTCGTGAACACATCAAGAGGGATCTGCTCCAAATGGCACGTCATCACCCTTCCCTCCCCGAGTGGTCCGGTCGCCTGGTGGACGATGCGGCCCTGTTTGCTGAACTCTGCACAGGGCTACGCCATCTCCACTCCTGTTTGCTTGCCCCGTACTGGGATCAGTTCACGCAACTACTGACGGCTGATCGAACTCTGCGCATGCAGCAACTTGTCGCCGGCGGCTTCGAGGAGCTGCTGGAGCAGGCCAACCCTCGATGGATGAGATGGAAGCCACCCGTCCTGGAGATTCAGATGATGAGCGACGTCGATCGCGACCTGTATCTGGAAGGACAGGGCCTCGTACTTGTTCCCTCAATGTTCTCCACGCGCGCCGTCGTCACTCAGGGGCACCATCCTGCTGTGAGCTACCCCGTCTTCCAGGATCAGCGCATCACTCTTGGGCCCGTCGTCAGCGAATCCACGGATGACAAGGCCGACTACGACCGTGTGTCACCACTGCTGGGGCGCACGCGCGCCCTGGTACTGGTCACTATCGCCGAGCATGAAGACTGCACGACAAAGGAACTGGCCACGCTTGCTGGTATTGCACCTGCGAGCGCGAGTGAGCACGCGACTGTTCTTCGTGGCGCGGGGCTGGTCCGTTCGCTCCGGCATCGGAATTTCGTACTGCACGGCCTCACTCCTCTTGGCCTGGCACTGCTCAACAACTCGGAGCGGGGATGA
- a CDS encoding NAD(P)/FAD-dependent oxidoreductase, whose amino-acid sequence MSETTRTYDVIVIGAGPVGENVAERARAAGLSTVIVERELLGGECSFWACDPSKALLRPVVARADARRVPGLGQAVAGPLDVEAVLAHRDKMSSYWKDEDQVDWLDSVSVDLIRGHGRLDGPRKVHVQTSDGETVALTARHAVAVSTGTSAALPSIPGLDTVRPWTSREATSSDKVPGRLAVVGGGVVAVEMATAWQALGSQVTMLVLDDGLLQRMEPFAGELVTDGLREAGVDIRFGTSVASLAREGGEVQITLADGGHLAADEILLATGRTPNTWNLGLETIGLTPGDWLKVDDSFLVTDIADGWFYAVGDVNHRALMTHQGKYQARIAGTVIAARAGGERVDDTRWGAHAATADHAAVPQVVFTHPEVAAVGLTTREAEQSGRRIKVVDYDLAHVAGAHQYAEGYRGQARMLIDLDRGTVAGVTFAGPGVGELLHSATIAVAGEVPIDRLWHAVPAFPTLSEIWLRLLETHRG is encoded by the coding sequence ATGAGCGAGACCACTCGCACTTACGACGTGATCGTCATCGGCGCAGGGCCGGTCGGTGAGAACGTAGCCGAACGGGCTCGCGCCGCAGGGCTGAGCACTGTGATCGTGGAGCGTGAACTGCTCGGCGGTGAGTGCTCGTTCTGGGCCTGTGACCCCAGCAAGGCGCTGCTGCGCCCGGTGGTGGCGCGCGCCGACGCGCGCCGAGTGCCCGGCCTTGGTCAAGCGGTCGCCGGGCCACTGGACGTCGAGGCGGTTCTCGCGCACCGCGACAAGATGTCCTCCTATTGGAAGGACGAGGACCAGGTCGACTGGCTGGACTCGGTCTCCGTCGATCTGATCCGTGGCCACGGCCGCCTTGACGGGCCCCGTAAGGTACATGTGCAGACGTCCGACGGTGAGACCGTCGCCCTCACGGCGCGGCACGCCGTGGCTGTCTCCACCGGCACCAGTGCGGCTCTGCCCAGCATCCCCGGCCTGGACACCGTTCGCCCCTGGACCAGCCGTGAGGCAACCAGCTCCGACAAGGTCCCCGGACGTCTGGCCGTGGTCGGCGGGGGAGTGGTGGCCGTGGAGATGGCCACCGCCTGGCAGGCGCTCGGCTCTCAGGTGACCATGCTGGTTCTCGACGACGGACTGCTGCAGCGCATGGAGCCGTTCGCGGGAGAACTGGTGACCGACGGACTGCGGGAAGCCGGCGTCGACATCCGATTCGGCACCTCTGTGGCCTCCCTGGCACGCGAGGGCGGCGAGGTCCAGATCACCCTGGCCGACGGCGGACATCTGGCGGCGGACGAGATCCTGCTGGCCACCGGCCGCACTCCGAACACCTGGAACCTGGGACTGGAGACGATCGGTCTCACCCCGGGTGACTGGCTGAAGGTGGACGACAGCTTCCTCGTGACCGACATCGCCGACGGCTGGTTCTACGCCGTCGGCGATGTCAACCACCGCGCCCTGATGACTCACCAGGGCAAGTACCAGGCCCGGATCGCAGGCACCGTCATCGCCGCCCGCGCGGGCGGCGAGCGGGTCGACGACACCCGGTGGGGTGCGCACGCGGCCACCGCTGACCACGCCGCCGTCCCCCAGGTGGTCTTTACCCACCCGGAAGTCGCCGCTGTCGGCCTGACCACCCGCGAGGCAGAGCAGAGCGGGCGGCGGATCAAGGTGGTGGACTACGACCTCGCACACGTCGCGGGCGCCCACCAGTACGCCGAGGGATACCGCGGGCAGGCCCGCATGCTCATCGATCTGGACCGTGGCACCGTGGCCGGAGTGACCTTCGCCGGCCCCGGTGTAGGAGAACTGCTGCACTCGGCCACCATCGCCGTCGCGGGCGAAGTCCCGATTGACCGGCTCTGGCACGCCGTACCCGCCTTCCCCACGCTCAGCGAGATCTGGCTCAGGCTGCTGGAGACCCACCGAGGCTGA
- a CDS encoding VOC family protein, whose product MDLKFEMIVLPVSDVDRAKAFYEKVGFRLDVDYTASDKFRAVHFTPPGSECAIIFGEGMTNIPPGSFQGLYLIVSDIDEAHGELANRGIPVSEVFHDEGGLLHHGHEGGRCVHDDKGQRRITGRHPERASYGSYLTFSDPDGNGWVLQEVKKRLAGR is encoded by the coding sequence ATGGATCTGAAGTTCGAAATGATCGTGCTGCCCGTCTCCGACGTTGACCGGGCCAAGGCTTTCTACGAGAAGGTCGGTTTCCGCCTCGACGTCGACTACACGGCCAGTGACAAATTCCGGGCGGTGCACTTCACCCCGCCCGGCTCTGAGTGCGCGATCATCTTCGGCGAGGGGATGACCAACATCCCCCCGGGTTCGTTCCAGGGCCTGTATCTCATCGTTTCTGACATCGACGAGGCTCACGGGGAGCTCGCCAACCGCGGCATCCCGGTGAGCGAGGTCTTCCACGACGAGGGAGGCCTTCTCCACCACGGCCACGAGGGCGGACGGTGTGTCCACGACGACAAGGGACAGCGGCGCATTACTGGTCGACACCCCGAGCGGGCCTCCTACGGCTCATACCTCACCTTCAGCGACCCGGACGGCAACGGCTGGGTGCTCCAGGAAGTGAAGAAGCGCCTCGCCGGCCGCTGA
- a CDS encoding VOC family protein, translated as MELKLEMIVMPVSDIDRAKAFYEKVGFRLDVDYTASEDFRAVHFTPPGSECSIIFGEGMTPIAPGSFQGLYLIVSDIEEAHAELVGRGIEVSEIFHDANLFFHGHEDGDVTHRSPGQERLAGLHPERASYGSFLTFSDPDGNGWVLQEITQRQPGR; from the coding sequence ATGGAACTGAAGCTCGAAATGATCGTGATGCCCGTCTCCGACATCGACCGGGCCAAGGCCTTCTACGAGAAGGTCGGATTCCGCCTGGACGTCGACTACACGGCCAGCGAGGACTTCCGAGCTGTGCACTTCACGCCGCCCGGCTCCGAGTGCTCGATCATCTTCGGCGAGGGGATGACACCCATCGCACCCGGCTCGTTCCAGGGCCTGTATCTCATCGTCTCCGACATCGAGGAAGCCCACGCGGAACTCGTCGGCCGCGGCATCGAAGTCAGCGAGATCTTCCACGACGCCAACCTCTTTTTCCACGGCCACGAGGACGGGGACGTCACCCACCGATCCCCCGGCCAGGAGCGGCTGGCCGGCCTGCACCCCGAGCGCGCCTCCTACGGCTCCTTCCTCACCTTCAGCGACCCGGACGGCAACGGCTGGGTGCTCCAGGAGATCACGCAGCGCCAGCCCGGCCGCTGA
- a CDS encoding helix-turn-helix transcriptional regulator, with protein sequence MGTTSSGSDDNKELSDFLRSRRARVTPGQVGVTPGASRRVPGLRREEVALLAGLSADYYIRLERGRVANASEAVLEAVARALRLDDVERAHLFALARPQSVARVSRPAAPWRVRPGVYALLEVLRDIPAMILDGRMDVLAVNRMACAMYVDFDAVPARERNLARYIFLDPAARELFVDWDMAARMVVTGLHLYAGRHPNDPRLTELIDQLSAVDEDFRRWWAAQDVEEYSHGTRHYRHPLIGEVTLDYESLVFPGDPDQWLFVSTAQPGSPSSEALRTLASRIGDLDAAGRTGSVGNPERPSDRLFQDRREKG encoded by the coding sequence ATGGGCACGACGTCGTCCGGTTCAGATGACAACAAAGAGCTGAGCGATTTTCTGCGCTCGCGGCGCGCCCGCGTGACTCCTGGGCAGGTCGGTGTCACACCGGGGGCGAGCCGCCGTGTTCCGGGACTCCGCCGTGAGGAGGTCGCGCTCCTGGCCGGATTGAGCGCGGACTACTACATCCGCCTGGAACGCGGGCGGGTCGCCAACGCCTCGGAAGCGGTGCTGGAGGCCGTAGCCCGCGCTCTGCGGCTGGATGATGTCGAGCGTGCGCATCTGTTCGCCCTGGCCAGGCCGCAGTCCGTGGCCAGAGTGAGTCGGCCCGCCGCTCCGTGGCGAGTGCGTCCGGGTGTGTACGCGCTGCTTGAGGTTCTTCGGGACATTCCCGCCATGATTCTGGACGGCCGTATGGACGTCCTTGCCGTGAACCGAATGGCGTGCGCGATGTATGTTGATTTCGATGCCGTGCCGGCCCGCGAGCGCAATCTGGCGCGTTATATATTTCTCGACCCCGCGGCGCGTGAGCTATTTGTCGACTGGGACATGGCCGCGCGGATGGTCGTCACAGGGTTGCACCTGTATGCGGGTCGGCATCCGAACGATCCGCGACTGACCGAGCTGATTGATCAGCTGTCGGCCGTGGACGAAGACTTTCGCCGATGGTGGGCCGCACAGGATGTGGAGGAATACTCCCACGGCACCAGGCACTACCGGCACCCTCTGATTGGCGAAGTCACCCTGGACTATGAGTCCCTTGTCTTTCCCGGTGATCCGGACCAGTGGCTGTTCGTGAGTACAGCTCAACCCGGCTCCCCGTCCTCCGAAGCCTTGCGGACACTCGCCAGCCGGATCGGTGACCTGGACGCCGCGGGACGGACAGGTTCTGTGGGCAACCCCGAGCGACCGTCCGACCGTCTGTTCCAAGATCGCCGGGAAAAGGGTTGA